A genomic stretch from Candidatus Neomarinimicrobiota bacterium includes:
- a CDS encoding NAD+ synthase produces the protein FVDRRDSHLYNTAVVVQDGKYVAKYDKVLLPTYDVFDEDRYFESGKDCTPVSIMLSENEVRVGLQICEDLWDADYERKVTDEMVKAGAEIVINISASPFSEGKGLERMELIRSKVDSLGVPFLYCNMVGAQDELVFDGHSVAYDRKANLIAEGVQFEEEIVIVDLDNTTERPVEPLPYRREKELFDGLVLGVRDYFRKTGHRECVIGLSGGIDSALTACIATEALGRENVTCVSMPSPFNSKEGIDDLERLAKNLGVKLTTIRIDHLMAQYETALRKEFEGMRTDIAEQNIQARIRGNILMAISNKLGSLVLSTGNKTELALGYCTLYGDMSGGLAAINDLSKSDVYAVASWYNEHTGNEIIPPRILEKTPSAELAESQVDPFNYDVVSPLVDEIVEHHRNKTELVKMGYDPVLVDRINELLRRAEFKRRQAAPGLRVTSKAFGIGRRYPIVNHFKQE, from the coding sequence GTTTGTGGACAGGAGGGACTCCCATCTGTACAACACTGCGGTGGTTGTCCAGGATGGGAAATATGTGGCCAAGTATGACAAGGTGTTGTTGCCCACGTACGACGTATTCGATGAGGATCGCTATTTCGAGTCGGGCAAGGATTGCACACCTGTTTCGATCATGCTGTCAGAGAATGAAGTGAGAGTTGGACTTCAGATCTGTGAGGATCTCTGGGATGCAGACTATGAACGCAAGGTGACGGATGAGATGGTAAAGGCGGGTGCCGAGATAGTCATCAATATTTCCGCATCGCCCTTCAGTGAGGGAAAGGGTCTTGAGCGGATGGAGCTCATTAGGTCGAAGGTCGACAGTCTGGGTGTCCCGTTTCTCTACTGCAATATGGTGGGGGCACAGGACGAGTTGGTGTTCGATGGACACTCCGTGGCGTACGACAGGAAGGCAAATCTTATTGCCGAAGGTGTGCAGTTTGAAGAGGAAATCGTAATCGTCGACTTGGATAACACGACCGAACGACCTGTGGAACCGTTGCCTTACAGACGTGAGAAGGAACTGTTCGACGGTCTCGTCCTTGGTGTCCGTGACTATTTCCGAAAGACGGGCCACCGTGAATGCGTGATAGGGTTGAGCGGTGGAATCGATTCCGCCCTCACGGCCTGTATCGCCACGGAAGCTCTCGGGAGGGAAAACGTCACCTGCGTTTCCATGCCATCGCCGTTCAATTCGAAAGAAGGAATTGACGATCTGGAGCGACTTGCGAAGAATCTGGGTGTGAAACTCACCACCATACGAATTGATCACCTGATGGCTCAATACGAGACTGCTCTGCGCAAGGAATTCGAAGGTATGCGGACGGATATTGCCGAACAGAATATTCAGGCCAGAATCCGGGGGAATATTCTGATGGCGATATCGAACAAGTTGGGAAGTCTCGTCCTCTCCACAGGGAATAAGACGGAATTGGCACTGGGCTACTGCACCCTGTACGGTGATATGAGTGGGGGATTGGCGGCCATTAACGACCTGAGCAAGAGCGACGTCTACGCTGTCGCATCGTGGTACAACGAGCATACGGGAAATGAGATCATACCACCGAGGATACTGGAAAAAACGCCCTCAGCCGAGCTGGCAGAAAGCCAGGTGGACCCTTTCAACTATGACGTTGTCAGTCCTCTGGTGGATGAGATTGTTGAGCATCATCGAAACAAGACCGAGCTGGTCAAGATGGGTTACGATCCCGTTCTGGTGGACAGGATCAATGAACTGCTCCGCCGAGCCGAATTCAAGCGTCGCCAGGCCGCTCCCGGACTGAGAGTGACTTCGAAAGCCTTTGGAATAGGAAGACGGTATCCCATTGTGAATCACTTCAAACAGGAGTAG